From the Polynucleobacter acidiphobus genome, the window TAAAAGTTTGGGAGGTTCCGCAAGGAAGTCGGACTTCGCGCGGCAAGCCAATTGTCAACATGTTCCCACTGGTAGAGGGCGAAAAGATCACAGTGATTCTGCCGATTCAGGGCTATCAAGAGGATCACTATGTGTTTATGGCAACTCGCCGAGGCACTGTGAAGAAAACCCGTTTATCGGATTTTTCGAATCCTCGTAAGGCCGGAATCATTGCGGTTGACTTGGATGAGGGCGACTTTTTGGTTGGGGCAGCCATCACAGACGGCAAGCATGATGTGATGTTGTTCTCGGATGCAGGTAAAGCTGTTCGTTTTGATGAGAATGATGTGCGACCCATGGGTCGAACCGCGCGCGGTGTCCGTGGCATGAATTTGTCTGACGGTCAAGAGGTGATTGCCATGCTAGTTGCGCCTGCGGAAGTTGCCGAGGGGGCTGTGGCCGTAGTTGAAGATGCAGCAGCGCCAAATAGTGTGTTAACCGCAACCGAGAATGGTTACGGTAAGCGCACCCCGATTGCTGAGTACACCCGTCATGGGCGCGGTACGAAAGGCATGATTGCGATTCAGACGAGTGAGCGAAATGGTAAGGTCGTTGCTGCAGCTTTGGTTTCCCCAGAGGATCAAATTATGTTGATTACTACTGGTGGAGTACTCGTTCGTACGCGGGTATCAGAGATTCGGGAGATGGGTCGTGCCACACAGGGCGTTACTCTGATTAACGTCGATGAGGGAACCCATTTATCTGGATTGCAGCGCATCGCAGAGAGTGATTCGGATGAAGATGGCGACGACGTAGGCGATGCGCAAAGCAATAGCGAATCCGATGCAGCACCTGATGCCTAAGCAAAGCTTCAACTAACCGGACTTCATGATGAGTTTTGACCGCCGCATTTATAACTTCGCAGCGGGGCCAGCAACCTTACCTGAAGAGGTATTACAGCAAGCTCGCGATGAACTGTTGAATTGGCAGGGCCTCGGCACCAGCGTGATGGAGATTAGTCACCGCAGCAAAGAGTTTATGGCGGTCTATGAAAAAACCTTAGCCGATCTTCGCGAGCTTATGGCCATTCCAAACGATTACGAAATCTTGCTCTTGCAGGGTGGCGGAATTGGTCAAAATGCGGCGATTCCGATGAACCTGATGCCCTTAGCCAAGGAACCCAAGGCAGATTTTGTAGTGACCGGGATTTGGTCTGAGAAATCAGTCAAAGAAGCGCAAAAATACGGGGAAGCCCACATCGCTGCGAGTTCACAAGCGCAAGGGTTTCGGTCGATTCCCGAACAACAGACATGGACCCTGTCCGAAGATGCGGCCTACGTGCATATTTGTGCCAATGAGACGATTGGCGGCGTTGAATTTGCTGAGTTTCCAAAGCTTGGCAAGACCCCTTTAGTTGCTGATATCTCGAGCAATATTCTTTCAAAAGCCATGAACGTGAGCGAGTGTGGCGTACTTTTCGCTGGTGCTCAGAAGAATATTGGCCCCGCTGGGGTCACTATTGTGATTGTGCGCAAGGACTTAATGGGGCACGCGATGCCGATTACTCCTTCAATCTGGGATTGGGCTAAAGAGGCAGCAAATCAATCGATGTTCAATACTCCTCCTACTTTCCCAATTTATG encodes:
- the serC gene encoding 3-phosphoserine/phosphohydroxythreonine transaminase, whose product is MSFDRRIYNFAAGPATLPEEVLQQARDELLNWQGLGTSVMEISHRSKEFMAVYEKTLADLRELMAIPNDYEILLLQGGGIGQNAAIPMNLMPLAKEPKADFVVTGIWSEKSVKEAQKYGEAHIAASSQAQGFRSIPEQQTWTLSEDAAYVHICANETIGGVEFAEFPKLGKTPLVADISSNILSKAMNVSECGVLFAGAQKNIGPAGVTIVIVRKDLMGHAMPITPSIWDWAKEAANQSMFNTPPTFPIYVSGLVFEWIKRQGGVAEMERRSQQKSSLLYGFIDQSSLYENRVDPKCRSRTNVTFFLKDEGLNAEFLEQSSAAGLAALRGHKAAGGMRASVYNAMPIAGVETLVEFMREFERRA